The nucleotide sequence CGGCGGATCCAACCTCTCGCTCGGGCAGCGGCAGCGCCTCGCCCTTGGCCGGGCGCTCCTGGGCAACCCTCCGATCCTGCTGCTCGACGAGCCCACGGTGAACCTCGACGACGCCAGCAAGGAGGTGTTCCGCGACGTCATCGCCCACCACAAGGGCACCGTGCTCCTCGCCACCCACGAGACGGCCGAAGCGGCGCTCGCCGACGAGGTGTGGTTCATGGACGGCGGGAGCATCGTCGAGGCCATCGACGGTGACGAGTTCAGGGACCGGCTCTGGGCGATGGGCCCAGGGGGCGCGCGACGGAGTCGGTGCGTTCCCGGCGTCGACGTCTCGCAGGTGCCGGGGTGATCCGGGTCAGGGGGCCCATCGTCGGGCTGTGGGCCATCGGCCTGGCCCTGGCCGGCCTCGCCGCGTGGGGAGGCGTGGGCCCGCGAGGAGCGCGCCCCGTGTTCCTCGAGGTCGACGCCGAGAAGGACGCGACACTGTCGATCACGTGGGCCGGGGACACGATGATCGCGGACGGCGCCAAGCCCTACGTGGCCGATCACGGGTTCGACTGGGTCTTCGAGCGCCTCGCGGCCCCGGACGCCGATGTCGTGATCGTCAACCACGAAGCCCCCCTCACCTCTCGCAACGCTCCCCTCAACCCGAACAAGACCTACTCGTACATGTCCGACCCTGCCGCCTCGCAGGCACTGGCGGCGGCGGGGGTCACCGTGCTGGGGCTGGCCAACAACCACGCCCTCGACATGGGTCCCGCCGGGCTCGCCGACACGATCCGGCATGCGGAGGCGGCGGGACTGGTCGCCTTCGGCGCCGGCATGA is from Coriobacteriia bacterium and encodes:
- a CDS encoding CapA family protein, with the protein product MIRVRGPIVGLWAIGLALAGLAAWGGVGPRGARPVFLEVDAEKDATLSITWAGDTMIADGAKPYVADHGFDWVFERLAAPDADVVIVNHEAPLTSRNAPLNPNKTYSYMSDPAASQALAAAGVTVLGLANNHALDMGPAGLADTIRHAEAAGLVAFGAGMNDREAERPLIVRGGGVTVGIVALGRGYGTKVTAGRKRAGTVPLSARSIKRGYELARKAGAEHVVAYVHWGANYQGVIEEQRLQAAA